CTCGTTAAGATTAACGAGCTTAATGAGTGAGCAAACGAGTTTCACGAGCTAACTCCTTTCACTCAATACTTTTCAAAAGTTTGATATGAGACCCCTAGTTCAAATCAGCCCATACTAACAAAAGAGTTGAGTTAGCCCAGCCTAGGGGCCATGTGCCCCATCCCACTTTGGCACTTCTCCTAGACCTAGGAACATGCCGAGAGGAGACCCTAGAGTCAACCAGGATCCAGCCGCCGGGAACCAAATGTCCTTGTTCAATTTATACCGTTGTGAATTTTTAATGGGATCATGGGATTCTTTTATGTTGTTTATTATCATAAAATCTTTGTTTAATTTATTCCATTGTGAATTTTTTATGGGATCATGGGATTTTTTGTGTTGTTTATTAACTTAATGAGCACTCGTGAACGCTCACGAGCATAACGAGCCCATAACGAACCGAGCCGAACAGAGGTTTTAGCTCGTTAATATTAATGAGCTTAATGATAACGAGCTTAACGATAATGAGCTTAATGATAACGAGCCGAACAAGCCGAGCAGCTCGTTAATCCAGCCCTAACGGGAACGACGGGAACGGCACCTCATTTCAACTTGCCAGGTGGGCCCCTTCCATTGGTGGCACATCCCTCCATCTTTTGAATTAGTATTGTATGTTCCCATCAATATTAACGATTCCTATGCAAATATTACAAttgaaacaacgggtgcctctaCAAACTTTAAATTTAACTCCTAGATTATTCCGTAAATCCTTCACATGCTTAAATAAGCTCAAGAGCCCATTGCCGTGGAATGGTAATATTTATGGTGATAACGGGCCGGCCTGGTGGAGGCCCCATGTAGCAAAGAATTGATCAGGCAATGGACCATTAATTCAACTTGACCTGATACTTAACGGGTGCGACGCATTCGACAATGAGGTCCACCCACTTGGAGTCAAAACCCAGCTTAAACATAATACTTCTCAAGAAATTCCACTCCACCTGGTCATATGAATTGTGCATATCAAGCTTGACATCAAAAAGACAAAACCttcctttccttttcttcttGTAGTATGATAACGCTCGTATGCCACCAAGTCATTATTCGTAATCATGCACCCTGGAAAGAAATTGCTTGCTTATGGCAAAAATTATCTCAGACAGCATACTCTTCAAACAGCTAGCAACATTTCTTGATAACTTTATAAACTACATTAAGCGTGAAGAAAAATGGCTGGAACTGATTACGGATTTGGGGTTATCAAATTTTGGAATAGAAACTACCATTTACGGTTACATCCGTCCAGAACCATGCCCGAGTTGAGTGCTTGTAATACATTATGGAATCGCGCACTCATTTGTATTACATAATTAGTTGATTTACTAAAACATTAAGCGTCAACACGCGCGGATTCTTCCTCCTGCTTTTGCATGGCCCTTGATTAAGCTGCTCCATTTTGTTGATTGCTTGCTTATTAATGCTTGACTTGAGTAAATTGTTATAGAGGTTATGTTTGCAGCTTGGAGCACTCTCACTCTTCCTACGCTGCCAGTTGCTGCAAACGTGCTGTACTTTAGATGCAACCGTGCTGTATAATTTAACAAAATATTTTCTAGGAAGTTCACCGTATTTTTAACTCTTCCCTGGACTCTCAGTGCAAATGTGAATGATGTAGTTTGTTACTGTTTTGTTATACTTGTTTAGCTACCCTTGAAAATGAGTGTGTGGCTTTCTCAGGTGTCTCTCTCGTGTGTTTCACATTCTTTATGCACCACGCTGCTCATTATTTATTTTATGCATGATCAAAGAGCAAACGTGAACTTGTCATCCGTGCTAAACCATAGGTAGCACCGTTTCTTCTCTAAATTCATGAAATCATATACATAATCTGATAAGCCTCCCGAGTATAGGATATGTGTACACTGGACTTCCCTATAAGAACGAAAATTATATACATGACACTGGACCGACAAGAGGTACCAATAACCTGCGCTCACCTTTGTTTTAGAAACTCACTCATCAGACCAGGTGATTCCCTCCATGCCGACATTCTGGTCAAGCCCCAAGGCATTCCACACCGCAGGAGACGCGTCGACGATGTTGTCGGCACACGGGGGCTCGTAGTTGTGGTCTTCGTCGCAGCCATAGACGGAGTCACACTCGTCCACCACCTTGGCATACACGGACTTGCCATTGGCGGTGATCTTGATGCGGTGCCCGCAACGGGCCATGTTCTTGAACCAGCCGGTGGAGAGCGCGACTACCATCTCCTTGTCGCTATGGTAGGCGTTGTCACACTCCGACGGACCGCCGCCGTCCTTGCCCTTCTCAAAGCTGTTGAGCGTCAAGACGGCCTTGGTGGTCGCGGTGACCGGCGGCGAGCAGTGGTACTGCGGGTACCTCTTGCCATCCTCGCAACAGTCCGGGTCGTTGCTCTTCTCACAGTTGCCCGACTTTCCTGGAAGGTAGCCACTTGCACGGCAGACACCGAGACCAGGGCGGAGTGAGGACGCGATGTGGGAGGTGGAGAGCGCCACCAGGAGGAAGATTGCCATGGTGGCTAGAGCTCTTGCAGTGGCCATCTTAGCTACTGAACAGTGCTCAACTCTAACGCTCGTCTACTTCTTGGTTGCTGCTACAGTACTGGTTTGTTTGCCTCGATTGATTGTGTTGTGTGGTTAGAGAGCTGCAGGGTCGACTTTATATAGTGCTTCTACTAGTTCAGTTATGAGCACCAACTTGTTGCATATTCTCCACGGCAAATCATTGACGCGTTCAGACATGGCACTGGTCCGTAACGTATCAAATGGATTGTTATAATACTAGGTCGGACGTCTATATACCGTGTCTCATTGAGCATGATCCTTGGGAAAGACAGACAGAGACAGGATTACACCCATGATAAAAATATTGCAGAACAGGTTCAAAGAACTGAATGAATTGATAGCAACATTCTTCATATTCTATTTCTACCACACTTCTTACCGGTGCTTTCAACCATGACTAACACCATCTGAGGGTCACTGGAATATAGAAAACTTCGTTAGATAAATAAGTATTTACTCAAAAGCCACGTACGTGCATGTCTTATTCTTGTGTTCTTGAAAATGGTACCACGAGAAGGAAATAAAATGTACACCTTTGGGAGAACATAGATAATGCTACAACGAGAGGTGCAGTTCATTGCTGGTGCAACACATATTTTTGCCATTTTTATTTGCACCTATAGTTACGTGGGACTTCCTCTTCCAACCATACTGGCTTGTCCAAAATCTGCACCGATGTAAAATGCCACATACTTATTAGATCGGGAGAATTAAGTTACGTGAGACATCTCTATTTTTTTCCCCTTGGGGCCAGTTGGGGTTGAAAATTTATCAGCTTCATGAATTCATGTCGAATTCGGCGGACATGAAAACCGTGCCCCACCATTTGACATTGACAGAACCACTTATTAT
The sequence above is a segment of the Aegilops tauschii subsp. strangulata cultivar AL8/78 chromosome 6, Aet v6.0, whole genome shotgun sequence genome. Coding sequences within it:
- the LOC141025278 gene encoding putative ripening-related protein 5, with protein sequence MATARALATMAIFLLVALSTSHIASSLRPGLGVCRASGYLPGKSGNCEKSNDPDCCEDGKRYPQYHCSPPVTATTKAVLTLNSFEKGKDGGGPSECDNAYHSDKEMVVALSTGWFKNMARCGHRIKITANGKSVYAKVVDECDSVYGCDEDHNYEPPCADNIVDASPAVWNALGLDQNVGMEGITWSDE